GGGGACGCCGACCAGATCCGGGCGCACGCGGACACCTGGCAGAACATCGCCGACGAGCTCGGCGAGGTCCGCACCGAGATGGCCGCCCTGGTCAGCAAGGACGTCGCGGACTGGACCGGGGAAGCCGCCGACGCCTACCGGAAGCGCAGCGAGGACACCGGGAAGCTCGTCGAAGCGGCGCAGAAGGCCGCCGAAGGTGCGTCGAGCGGTGTCGGCACGGCGGGCGAGATCGTGGCCGCGGTGCGCACGTTGGTGCGCGACATCATCGCCGAGCTGGTCGGTCGGCTGATCTCCTGGGCGCTGCAGGTGATCGCGACCTTGGGCATCGGGATGACCTGGGTGGTGCCGCAGGTCGTCTCGGCGGTGGCCAAGACGGTGTCGAAGATCGCCGACGTCACCACCAAGCTGGTCAAGGCGATGAAGTCGCTCGGTGACCTGGTCAAGAAGCTCACCGACGGCTTCGGCGACGCCAAGAAGGCCCTCGACGCGATCAAGAAGAGCAGCGGCGGCGCACCGAGGCCGAAGAGCCCCGCACCGACCCGCTCCTCAGGCCACGGCGGAACCCCACGCAGCGGCCCGGACGACGCCCCGCGCGGCGGCCCGGCGTCGACGGGTTCGGCGTGGGCCGACCCGCCCGCGGGCTCCAGCACCCCGCGCGGCTTGTCGCCGGCCGATCAGCCCCGGAGCGGCTGGAGCGGTGACCTCTCCGACCCCGGCCCGTCCTCACCCGGCAGTCGGCCGCGCAGCGGTCCGGGCGTAACGCGGGAGGTCGACCCGCCGGACTTCGGCGACTTGAACAACCACAACGTCGCCGGGCCCAGCACCGAGAGCACGATCACTGTGGACGGGGTCGACTACAAGATCGTGAGCACCCCGATGAGCAAGGTCGAGGGCTACCACGGCATCAAGCCGGACCACTACAACGACGTCGTGAACGGCAACGGCGTGAGTCGGCCGACGGAAGGCACCGCGGGCAACTCCGATCCGGACTGGAAGGGCTGGTACCTCGCCGAGGACAAGACCGAAGCGGCAGCGTTCAGCTGGAACGACGAAGGCCCTGGTGCCGTGCTCAAGTACGAGACGCCGGGGCCGGTGACGGTGCACCAGGTCCCGCACGAGTTGACCAGCACCCTGAACGGGCCGGTCGATCCCGCCAAGATGAACGCCCTCAAGCAGCACTTCGGGGTCGGGAACCAGCCCCTCGTGGACGGGCTGGCGGGCCAGAACGGCGTGATCCGCACCCAGGACGGCGAGGGTGGGATGTTCGAGTACATCGTCCCCTGGGACACCGCGACTGGCGGGAGGGTGACGGTCGAGGGGTACCCGGACATGGGCAATGAGGTCAAGCCGAGACCGCGCTCCGGCAACGGCCTCTTCGGGATGGTGTAGCTCGACACCCCTCGGAATCCGCTGGCGCTGACCGGTGAACCGACCCGCCCCTTCCAGAACCGCTCCCCCGGAGGAACAACACCGTGACGAATCCGTTGGTCGCCCAGCGGCAGGACTCGACGCAGGCGTTCAGCGGTGTGCCGATCCTCGAGTCGATCGACGAGACCAAGCAGGCGATCGAGTCCGGCGACTGGGCCGCCGGCGTGATGGGTGCGGTGGGCACCGGCCTGGACGCGCTGAGCATGGCGATGGACCCGTTCGGGTCGATCCTCGCCGCGGGTGTCGGCTGGTTGCTGGAGCACGTGGGCCCGTTGTCGGACGCGCTGGACGCCCTGACCGGGGACGCGGACCAGATCCGGGCGCACTCGGAGACCTGGAGCAACATCGCGACCGAGCTCGGTGAGGTCAGCACCGAGATGGCCGCCCTGGTCAGCAAGGACGTCGCGGACTGGACCGGGGAGGCGGCGGACGCCTACCGCCAGCGCAGCGCGGACACCGCCAAGCTCATCGAGGCGGCGCAGAAGGCCGCCGAAGGCGCGTCGAGCGGTGTGGGCACGGCGGGGGAGATCGTCGGGGCGGTGCGCACGCTGGTGCGCGACATCATCGCCGAGCTGGTGGGTCGGCTGATCTCGTGGGCGCTGCAGGTCATCGCCACGCTGGGCATCGGGATGACCTGGGTGGTGCCGCAGGTGGTCACCGCGGTGTCGAAGACGGTGTCGAAGATCGCCGACCTGACCACCAAGCTGGTCAAGGCGATGAAGTCGCTCGGTGACCTGGTCAAGAAGCTCACCGACGGCTTCGGCGACGCCAAGAAGGCCCTCGACAAGATCAAGAAGGACGGCGGGGGCGGCGCCCCGAAGGCCGACAGCCCCGCGCCCACCCGCTCGATGGGCAACGACGGCCCGCAGTCGCCCGGCTCCTCCGGTGACTACCCGGCCCCGACCCGCTCGATGAGCAACAACGACCCGGCCCCCTCCTCGCCGATGTCCCACGACGGGCCGTCCCCGAGGTCGGCGGAGGGCGGTTCGACGTCGCGATCGATCGACGGTGGTCCAGCGGCGCCCCCGGAGCCCGCCACGACGAGGGCCGCTGGCGCCGCGAACCGTGGTGCCGGGGGCGACCTGCGGACGGTGTCCGGCGATGCGCAGACGCCGAGCCGGGACGTGGCCAACCGGCGGTGCGAGACCGACCCGGTCGACATCGCGACCGGCGAGGTGGTCCTGACGCAAGTCGATGCGGAGATCGACGCTGTGCTGCCGCTCGTCGTGCGGCGCACCCACCTGTCCTCCTACCGGGTCGGCTCGGCCTTCGGTGCTTCCTGGGCGTCCACACTGGACCAACGGCTCGAGGCCGGCAGCGCAGGGGTGTCCTTCGCCGCCGAGGACGGGAAGCTGCTGTTCGCCCCGACCCCGGCGCCGGGGCAGACCGTGCCCTTCGAAGGTTCGCCCAACACGCTGACCAGGCACGACAACGGCGGCTGCACGGTCGTGCTGGTCGCTGAAGGACTCGCGCTGCACTTCGCGCCCGGTGCGGAGGTCCTCCCGCTCATCGGCATCACCGACCGCCACGGCAACCGCATCCGCTTCGAGCGCGACGAGGCGGGCAACCCGGTGGAGCTCCAGCACAGCGGGGGCTTCCGCATCCGGGTGGACACCGAAGACGGGCTGGTCACCGCACTGCACCTCCGGGGCGCGGCCGGTGGTGACGACCTGCCGCTGATGCGGTACGCCTACACCGACCGACGGCTCACCTCGGTCATCAACGCGTCCGGCCAGGCGCTGCGGTTCGACTACGACGCACAGGGGCGGCTCACCGGGTGGACCGACCGCAACGGCATCTGGTACCGCTACACCTACGACAGCGCTGGCCGGTGCGTGCGCACCGAGGGCGCTGGTGGCTTCCTCAACGGCACCTTCGAGTACGCCGGTGACGTCACGCGCTACACCGACTCGCTCGGCCACACCAAGGTCTTCCACCTCAACGACGCGAAGCAGACGGTCCGCGAGACCGACCCGCTGGGCGGCGAGACCACCTTCGAATGGGACGCCCACGACCGCCTGCTCTCCCGGACCGACGCCCTGGGCCGCACCGTCCGGTACGACTACGGTGACACGGGCGAGGTCACGGCGATCACCCTGCCCGACGGCAGTCGGCAGCTGATCGAGTACGACGACCGGCGCTTGCCGGTGACGATCATCGCCCCGGACGGTGCGGTGACCCGCCGGGAGTACGACGAGAACGGCAACTTGACCGCGGTGACCGATCCCGCCGGCGCGGTGACGACCTACGCCTACGACGAGCGGGGTGCGCTCACCGCGATCACCGACGCGTTGGGCAACGTGCGGCGGATCGAGACCGACGCCGCCGGTCTGCCGGTGTCCATCACCAACCCGCTCGGCGCTACCACGACCTACCGTCGTGACGCCTTCGGACGGGTCACCGAGGTGATCGACCCGGTGGGTGGGACCACTCGGATCGGCTGGACCGTCGACGGTCGGCTCGCGTGGCAGACCGGTCCGGACGGCAGCACCGAGCGCTGGGTCCGCGACGGGGAGGGCAACGTCCGGACCCACGTCGACCAGCTGGGGCGGAGCACGACGACCGAGACGACCGCCTTCGACCTGCCGTCGGTGGAGCTCGGTCCGGACGGCTCCCGCAAGGAGTTCCACTACGACACCGAGATGCGGTTGGTCGCGGTCGTCAACGAGCGCGGCGAGACCTGGCGGTACGAGTACGACCCGGCCGGGAACCTGGTGCGGGAGACGGACTTCGGTGGTCGGTCGGTGTCGTACACCTACGACGCGGCCGGGCAGCTGGTCGCCCGCACCAACGCCGCGGGTGAGACCGTCCGGTTCCGCTACGACCTGCTCGGCAACCTCGTGGAGCGCCGCAGCCCGACCGGCACGACGACGTTCCGCTACGACCCGATGGGCCGGCTGCTGGAAGCCGCGAACGACGCCACCCGGGTGTCGTTCGAACGCGACCGGCTCGGGCGTGTGCTCGCCGAGACCGTCAACGGCCGCACCGTCGCGTCGGCCTACGACGCCCTGGGGCGGCGAGTGTGGCGGCGGACCCCGTCGGGTGCGGAGAGCACCTGGGAGTACGACGCCGCCGGGCACCCCGTCGCGCTGCACACGGCCGGTCGCACACTGCGGTTCGACCACGACGTCGCGGGTCGTGAGGTGCGCCGCACGCTGGGTGCGGGCACCGTGCTGGCGCAGAGCTGGACCGCCGACCACCGGCTCGCCTCGCAGGCTCTGATCAGGCCGGACCGCACGGTCCAGCAGCGCTCCTACACCTATCGGCCGGACGGTGCGCTGATCGGCGTCCGCGACCAGCTCGGCGGTGAGCACTCCTACGAGCTCGACCTCGTGGGCCGGGTCACCGCTGTCCACGGGCCGCAGCGGACCGAGCGCTACGCCTACGACGCCGCGGGCGACCTCGCGCACGCCGACTGGCGGAGGTCGGGTTCGGTGGACGACGCGGCGATGGGCGGCCGGCAGTACGCAGGGGCGGTGATCACGCGCGCCGGGCACACCCAGTACGCCCACGACGCCGAAGGGCGCATCATCGCTCGACAGGTCCAGCGAGCGACCTGGTCCTACCGCTGGAACGCCGAGAACCAGCTCATCGGGGTGGACACGCCGGACGGCCAGCGCTGGCGCTACGTCTACGACCCGCTGGGGCGCCGCGTCGCCAAGGAACGCCTGCGCCCGGACGGTGGCGTCGCCGAGCGGGTCGACTTCACGTGGGACGACAGCTCGCTGGTGGAGCAGGTCCACAACGGCACGAACGCGACCGTCTGGGAGTGGCTGCCGGGCAGCTACCGCGTCCTCTCGCAGACCGAGCGCACCGCCACCGCACAGCAGTGGGTCGACCAGCGCTTCTACGCCATCGTCACGGACCTCGTCGGCACCCCGGCGGACATGGTCGACCCGGACGGCGGTCTCGCTTGGCACGTGGACACCACGCTGTGGGGTGTCCTGCAGTCCTCGCCCGGCCGGGCCTACACGCCACTGCGGTTCCCCGGGCAGTACCACGACCCCGAGACGGGGCTGCACTACAACCTCAACCGCTACTACGACCCCACCACCGCCCGGTACGTCTCCCGCGACCCGCTCGGCCTCGCTCCGTCACCGAACCCGCACGCCTACGCGCCGAACCCCACGCGCTGGATCGACCCCCTCGGCTTGATGACCTGCGAGGGCGGTACGGCGTCGAGCCAGGCCGGCCAGGCTGGCGGCAACCGCGGGCTCAACAACCCGCAACTGCAGCCTGGCCCACCGCGACCTCAGTGGATGTTCCGCGGTGACACGAGGCCGGTGACCGGGCCCGACGGCCTCTTCGAGACCGGGATGACGTCCTGGGGGAAGAACTACGACCTGCCGCACCACGTGCACGGCGGCAGCGGTAGCAAGGACTCCGGGTACGTCTCGCTCACCTCAGACCCCCACGTCGCGCACCAGTTCGCGTTGTCCCCCGACGGCGGAGAGGTCATCAAGAAGGACGGCCACCACTACCTCTCGATGTCCGGGCAAGTCCTGAAGGTGCAGTCCACGGACAACATGTTCCACACCGGATCGCAGAACCTGCCGGAGGACCTGAAGCAGCGGATGGCCGGACAGAAGGAGTGGGACGCGGTCCACCACGTCGCCAAGGAGAACATCCACAGCTCGGCGACCGTGCACGGGTACTTCCGGCAGTTCAACGGCGAGAAGATCCTGATGCCCGGCACGAGGATCAGCGTGACCGAGCACCTGAATCCGAACTTCGTCCCAAACCACCCCGGGTACGACCCGCACAGCGACCCGAACAGCGGTTTCACCTCGGACACCGACCTCGGTCTCGGGAACCGCAGCCAGAAGGAGAGCACTCCGGAGGAGACGGACCTGGGCGATCCCAGCAGCAAGGACGAGACCGCTGAGAACGATGACCACCACCGCAGCAGCGGGCGCCGGAGGAGGTAGCCGACCGTCACGTCCCCAGCAGCGTCGCGAGCCGGGGCGAGTAGGCGTGGTCGAGGACCAGTGACGCCGCGCCCACCGCTCCGGCGTCCTCGCCGATCAGCGCCGGGGACACCTGGACCGGGCGGACCTGTGGGGCCCAGACCTGCTTGGACAGCACCTTCGACACCT
This region of Saccharopolyspora hordei genomic DNA includes:
- a CDS encoding WXG100 family type VII secretion target, with the translated sequence MTNPLVAERQDSTQAFSGVPILESIDDTKQAIESGDWAAGVMGVVGTGLEALSMAMDPFGSIIAAGVGWLLEHVGPLSDALDALTGDADQIRAHADTWQNIADELGEVRTEMAALVSKDVADWTGEAADAYRKRSEDTGKLVEAAQKAAEGASSGVGTAGEIVAAVRTLVRDIIAELVGRLISWALQVIATLGIGMTWVVPQVVSAVAKTVSKIADVTTKLVKAMKSLGDLVKKLTDGFGDAKKALDAIKKSSGGAPRPKSPAPTRSSGHGGTPRSGPDDAPRGGPASTGSAWADPPAGSSTPRGLSPADQPRSGWSGDLSDPGPSSPGSRPRSGPGVTREVDPPDFGDLNNHNVAGPSTESTITVDGVDYKIVSTPMSKVEGYHGIKPDHYNDVVNGNGVSRPTEGTAGNSDPDWKGWYLAEDKTEAAAFSWNDEGPGAVLKYETPGPVTVHQVPHELTSTLNGPVDPAKMNALKQHFGVGNQPLVDGLAGQNGVIRTQDGEGGMFEYIVPWDTATGGRVTVEGYPDMGNEVKPRPRSGNGLFGMV
- a CDS encoding RHS repeat-associated core domain-containing protein → MTNPLVAQRQDSTQAFSGVPILESIDETKQAIESGDWAAGVMGAVGTGLDALSMAMDPFGSILAAGVGWLLEHVGPLSDALDALTGDADQIRAHSETWSNIATELGEVSTEMAALVSKDVADWTGEAADAYRQRSADTAKLIEAAQKAAEGASSGVGTAGEIVGAVRTLVRDIIAELVGRLISWALQVIATLGIGMTWVVPQVVTAVSKTVSKIADLTTKLVKAMKSLGDLVKKLTDGFGDAKKALDKIKKDGGGGAPKADSPAPTRSMGNDGPQSPGSSGDYPAPTRSMSNNDPAPSSPMSHDGPSPRSAEGGSTSRSIDGGPAAPPEPATTRAAGAANRGAGGDLRTVSGDAQTPSRDVANRRCETDPVDIATGEVVLTQVDAEIDAVLPLVVRRTHLSSYRVGSAFGASWASTLDQRLEAGSAGVSFAAEDGKLLFAPTPAPGQTVPFEGSPNTLTRHDNGGCTVVLVAEGLALHFAPGAEVLPLIGITDRHGNRIRFERDEAGNPVELQHSGGFRIRVDTEDGLVTALHLRGAAGGDDLPLMRYAYTDRRLTSVINASGQALRFDYDAQGRLTGWTDRNGIWYRYTYDSAGRCVRTEGAGGFLNGTFEYAGDVTRYTDSLGHTKVFHLNDAKQTVRETDPLGGETTFEWDAHDRLLSRTDALGRTVRYDYGDTGEVTAITLPDGSRQLIEYDDRRLPVTIIAPDGAVTRREYDENGNLTAVTDPAGAVTTYAYDERGALTAITDALGNVRRIETDAAGLPVSITNPLGATTTYRRDAFGRVTEVIDPVGGTTRIGWTVDGRLAWQTGPDGSTERWVRDGEGNVRTHVDQLGRSTTTETTAFDLPSVELGPDGSRKEFHYDTEMRLVAVVNERGETWRYEYDPAGNLVRETDFGGRSVSYTYDAAGQLVARTNAAGETVRFRYDLLGNLVERRSPTGTTTFRYDPMGRLLEAANDATRVSFERDRLGRVLAETVNGRTVASAYDALGRRVWRRTPSGAESTWEYDAAGHPVALHTAGRTLRFDHDVAGREVRRTLGAGTVLAQSWTADHRLASQALIRPDRTVQQRSYTYRPDGALIGVRDQLGGEHSYELDLVGRVTAVHGPQRTERYAYDAAGDLAHADWRRSGSVDDAAMGGRQYAGAVITRAGHTQYAHDAEGRIIARQVQRATWSYRWNAENQLIGVDTPDGQRWRYVYDPLGRRVAKERLRPDGGVAERVDFTWDDSSLVEQVHNGTNATVWEWLPGSYRVLSQTERTATAQQWVDQRFYAIVTDLVGTPADMVDPDGGLAWHVDTTLWGVLQSSPGRAYTPLRFPGQYHDPETGLHYNLNRYYDPTTARYVSRDPLGLAPSPNPHAYAPNPTRWIDPLGLMTCEGGTASSQAGQAGGNRGLNNPQLQPGPPRPQWMFRGDTRPVTGPDGLFETGMTSWGKNYDLPHHVHGGSGSKDSGYVSLTSDPHVAHQFALSPDGGEVIKKDGHHYLSMSGQVLKVQSTDNMFHTGSQNLPEDLKQRMAGQKEWDAVHHVAKENIHSSATVHGYFRQFNGEKILMPGTRISVTEHLNPNFVPNHPGYDPHSDPNSGFTSDTDLGLGNRSQKESTPEETDLGDPSSKDETAENDDHHRSSGRRRR